The following nucleotide sequence is from Pseudomonas sp. S09G 359.
GGATTGCTCGGACAGCACCATGCGAATCAGGATCACCGCCAGCGCCAGGCGGATCATGGTGCCGCTGCCCAGCCAACGGGTCATCAGCATTGGGTTGGCGCGGTTATGCTCGATGGCCAGGCCGGCCATGATCAACACCAGGGAACAGGCCGAGGCCACGCCGATCCACGGTGCTTCCAGCCACCAGTCGATGCGCCCCAGGGACAGCACCGCACAGAGCAAGGCCACGCCGCTGGCGAGGATCGCGAAGGTGAGGAAGTCGAGTTTTTCAAAGGTCTTGAAGCGGTCGCCCGGCGGCAGCTTGAGCAGGAACACGCAGCCCAGGCAGATCAGCGCCATGCCCAATTCGAACAGGTACAGGCCGCGCCATTCGGCAATTTGCAGCAGGTCTTCGGAAAACAGCCGCGCCAGCGGCAAGGCCAACTGCGCCGTGCCCAAGCCCAGCACCAAAGCTTTGAGCCGCCATTTGGCCGGGAACGCCTGGATCATGTAGTACAAACCCAACGAACTCAGCGCGGCCCCCACCATGCCGTGGGCGGCCCGCACAGCGATGGCCGAATTGAGGTCGTTGACGAACAAGTGGGCAAAGGTCACCAGCGCATACAACACCAGGAACACCTCGGTAAACGCACGCAGGCCGAATTGCTGACGGAACTTCACCAACAGCAGGTTCATGCACACGTTGGTCATTACATAGGCGGCGGGCAGCCAGGCCATTTCGGCGGTGGTCGCCCCGAGGGCGCCTTGCAGGTATTGCAGGTTGGCGATGACCAGGCCATTACCGAGCCCGCCGGTGATTGCCACCAACACGCCTACCAACGCGAACAGCCAGCGCTTGTGCGTGGGGTGCAGCGGCGTCGACGGCGAGCCCGGCAGGCTCGGACGCTCGTGGGGCTCCCAGGCGTGGGGGGTGTACTTGTCCATTCGATGACCTTGATGACCCGACGGGGGACGTCGGTAAACCATTACTCAGAGACAGTAAACCTGAGCGGAGTTCATCTTGCCATCTTGGGCGTATCGGTTAGCCCCCTTCCAGCCATTTATACGCGGCTTGCTTGACTCGACTGCAGTGATGCCAATAGCTCAGCGCGGCACGTTTCCAGAATTTCATCCGCGAGAGGCGAGTCATCCGGACACGCCCGCGACAGCATCACCGCACCGATTGCGTGGGCGAGCAGATCGATCATTTTCGCGCGTGCCTCTTGCTCTGTTACATCCAAACCCTGCGTGTACTTGTGCTCAAGCGCTGCCAGCGTGTTTTCAACCCCGCTGGCAAAGGTCGCCTTCAGATCACCGGACTGGCGGGCGGCGTCACCACACAGGGCGGCCAGGGTGCAGCCGGTTCCTCGGCCGTCCCGGTGGTCCCTGGACACGTACAGGTTTACAAATCCCGGCACGTCTACATCGCAGGTACTCGACAGCGATTTTGCCAGGCTGTTTTCGGCCGCTTCCGCCATCAAGTCGGCCTTGGAGCCGAAGTGTTTATAGAAGCCGCCCTGGGTAAATCCAGCCTTGGCCATGAGTTCTGCTACCCCCACACCCTCATAGCCACGCTCACGAAACAGCTCCGACGCCGTATCCACAATATGAGCGCGGTTGGAGAGTGATTGCGTTTTGGTGATCTTCATTGCGCGCTCCTGAACCGCATAAACAATGGCCTGACTATACTCTGATGTCGATCATAATCAAAACAGTTGACAGTTTTGATTATGATCGACATCATAAAAACCACTGAACAGCCTTGCTTATCCCCAGCCATCAAGAGCATCTACTCATGAGCACCCCAGAAACCGTACTGATTACCGGCGCCTCAACAGGCATTGGCGCGACCTACGCCGAGCGTTTTGCCCAGCGCGGGCACAACTTGGTGCTGGTTGCCCGCGACAAAAGCCGGCTGGACGCACTCGCCGCCCAACTGCGTGAGAAACACGCGGTTTCCATCGACGTGATCCAGGCAGACCTGACGCAACCCGCTGATTTGGCCACCGTCGAAGCTCGCCTGCGGGATGACGCCCGTATCGGCATCCTGGTGAATAATGCCGGCGCCGCCCAATCCGGTAGCTTCATCGAGCAATCCACCGACAGTGTTGCCAACCTGGTCGCGCTCAACACCACCGCGCTGGTGCGCCTCGCCAGCGCAATCGCTCCCCGCCTGGCCCACGCTGGCAATGGCGCGATCATCAACATTGGCTCGGTGGTGGGGCTGGCACCGGAATTCGGCATGAGCGTCTACGGTGCAACCAAGGCGTTTGTGCTGTTTCTATCCCAAGGGCTGAGCCTCGAACTCTCGCCCAAAGGTGTCTACGTGCAGGCTGTTCTGCCTGCGGC
It contains:
- a CDS encoding MFS transporter, which codes for MDKYTPHAWEPHERPSLPGSPSTPLHPTHKRWLFALVGVLVAITGGLGNGLVIANLQYLQGALGATTAEMAWLPAAYVMTNVCMNLLLVKFRQQFGLRAFTEVFLVLYALVTFAHLFVNDLNSAIAVRAAHGMVGAALSSLGLYYMIQAFPAKWRLKALVLGLGTAQLALPLARLFSEDLLQIAEWRGLYLFELGMALICLGCVFLLKLPPGDRFKTFEKLDFLTFAILASGVALLCAVLSLGRIDWWLEAPWIGVASACSLVLIMAGLAIEHNRANPMLMTRWLGSGTMIRLALAVILIRMVLSEQSTGAVGFMQMLNMSYQQMHTLYVVMLAGAISGLVVSALTINPAHLLMPLIISLALMAVGSVMDSFSSNLTRPQNLYISQFLLGFGGTFFLGPTMVLGTKNVLTNPRNLVSFSVMFGICQNLGGLIGAALLGTFQIVREKYHSSMIVEHLTLLDPSVAARVQSGGSAYGGIIADPELRNLVGIRSLATAATREANVMAYNDVFMLIAIIAILTMIWIFIRSLWLMSTTKAAATPVQPSGATS
- a CDS encoding TetR/AcrR family transcriptional regulator, with the translated sequence MKITKTQSLSNRAHIVDTASELFRERGYEGVGVAELMAKAGFTQGGFYKHFGSKADLMAEAAENSLAKSLSSTCDVDVPGFVNLYVSRDHRDGRGTGCTLAALCGDAARQSGDLKATFASGVENTLAALEHKYTQGLDVTEQEARAKMIDLLAHAIGAVMLSRACPDDSPLADEILETCRAELLASLQSSQASRV
- a CDS encoding SDR family oxidoreductase, translating into MSTPETVLITGASTGIGATYAERFAQRGHNLVLVARDKSRLDALAAQLREKHAVSIDVIQADLTQPADLATVEARLRDDARIGILVNNAGAAQSGSFIEQSTDSVANLVALNTTALVRLASAIAPRLAHAGNGAIINIGSVVGLAPEFGMSVYGATKAFVLFLSQGLSLELSPKGVYVQAVLPAATRTEIWERAGIDINTLSEVMGVDDLVDAALVGFDRREPVTIPPLQDAARWDALQAARQGLLAEIRQSVVAERYQAQA